A window of Streptomyces caniferus contains these coding sequences:
- a CDS encoding DUF7224 domain-containing protein, translating to MLWRTVLRSSSASWLAPLLATFVALLLSDDLTAGVTHGYWPSALGAATFALPFVAPACATAGAWEGTRLTRGNVTHWAPTRSGLGIALPLLAPVFVLGTVGMAVATAVTVSTGRPDVGTPPVGMILIWLIILTAHAMAGFLLGKRLPLVVATPLALILSFVLTAYPAALEPLWLRHMVTGGMGSCCSLDQTPSWRAAASALVLALGVIGAAALALSMLRRRARTLFISGALVAGVAGSAALAYGLPADPVTARSTDQLVCAGDEPRVCLWPELAGHAAMVRENASYARHHLQQAGLSVPDKLTMNEHPGKGALFIGAWPEPTPSEVRAGVGTALLPSGPPACAQSGSSFPGADAYGPTAAWLSLTAGAKKEEVAGHYGGKEGAVAAHVMQASHDEQLAWYHRNSQALRDCTTHPAPPPSSHVRESAR from the coding sequence GTGTTGTGGCGTACCGTCCTGCGCTCCTCCTCCGCCTCTTGGCTGGCCCCCTTGCTGGCCACGTTCGTTGCCCTGCTGCTGTCGGATGACCTCACCGCCGGGGTCACCCACGGCTATTGGCCCAGTGCCCTGGGTGCCGCCACCTTCGCCTTACCGTTCGTTGCACCTGCCTGTGCCACTGCCGGCGCCTGGGAAGGTACCCGGCTCACGCGGGGCAACGTGACGCACTGGGCCCCGACGCGCTCCGGCCTCGGGATTGCCCTGCCGCTTCTCGCTCCTGTATTCGTCCTGGGGACCGTCGGGATGGCAGTAGCCACTGCCGTGACCGTCTCCACGGGTCGTCCGGATGTCGGCACGCCGCCGGTCGGCATGATCCTCATCTGGCTGATCATTCTCACGGCCCATGCCATGGCCGGCTTTCTTCTCGGCAAACGCCTTCCCCTGGTCGTGGCCACGCCCCTGGCTCTGATCCTCAGCTTCGTGCTGACCGCGTATCCGGCTGCTCTGGAACCGCTGTGGCTGCGTCATATGGTCACCGGTGGCATGGGCTCGTGCTGCTCCCTCGACCAGACGCCCAGCTGGCGCGCTGCGGCAAGCGCCTTGGTGCTTGCCCTTGGTGTCATCGGCGCTGCTGCCCTGGCCCTGTCCATGCTGCGACGACGAGCCCGCACTCTCTTCATCAGCGGTGCACTGGTGGCAGGTGTGGCCGGCAGCGCAGCGCTCGCCTATGGCCTGCCAGCCGATCCCGTGACCGCCCGCTCCACCGACCAGTTGGTGTGCGCCGGAGACGAACCGCGCGTGTGCCTGTGGCCCGAGCTGGCCGGGCATGCGGCCATGGTCCGGGAGAACGCCTCCTATGCCCGTCACCATCTTCAGCAGGCTGGGCTCAGCGTGCCCGACAAGCTCACCATGAACGAACATCCCGGAAAGGGAGCTCTGTTCATCGGAGCCTGGCCCGAACCCACCCCGTCCGAGGTACGTGCCGGTGTGGGCACCGCTCTTCTGCCGTCCGGGCCGCCGGCTTGTGCCCAGTCCGGCAGTTCTTTCCCCGGCGCCGATGCCTACGGGCCGACCGCCGCGTGGCTTTCGCTGACCGCGGGAGCCAAGAAGGAGGAAGTGGCCGGCCACTACGGTGGAAAGGAGGGCGCGGTAGCCGCACACGTCATGCAGGCATCTCATGACGAGCAGTTGGCCTGGTACCACCGCAACAGTCAGGCCCTGCGCGACTGCACGACGCACCCTGCACCACCGCCCTCGTCGCACGTCCGGGAGTCCGCACGATGA
- a CDS encoding ABC transporter ATP-binding protein — MSLQFNRCSFQYGRKVPVLDQLDLSIGHRATVLLGPNGAGKSTLMGIAASWISPTEGTVTWRGIDPARSKSRAAYRQAVGWLPQNVKPMPGLTVRENVAYIGWLKGMSRSDAWDQSREALERVKLGSLADRKSHQLSGGQLRRMGIAGTLVHSSEIVLLDEPTAGLDPSQRQIFRDLVTHLLADIQVVVSTHQTEDLDTMYDHVVILDQGRVRFEGDTDAFLSLAAPGIPEGRRAEGAYTQLIAQEV; from the coding sequence ATGTCTCTGCAATTCAATCGTTGCTCCTTCCAGTACGGACGGAAAGTTCCTGTCCTCGACCAGCTCGATCTCTCCATCGGGCACAGAGCCACCGTCCTGCTCGGGCCGAACGGCGCAGGGAAATCGACGCTCATGGGTATCGCTGCCTCCTGGATCTCTCCTACGGAGGGAACAGTGACCTGGCGGGGAATTGATCCGGCCCGGTCGAAGTCGCGGGCCGCCTACCGCCAGGCAGTGGGCTGGCTTCCTCAGAACGTCAAGCCCATGCCCGGACTCACCGTTCGGGAAAACGTCGCCTATATCGGCTGGTTGAAGGGAATGTCCCGTTCCGACGCATGGGACCAGTCCCGCGAGGCCCTTGAACGTGTGAAGCTGGGAAGCCTGGCAGACCGGAAGAGCCATCAGCTTTCCGGGGGGCAACTGCGGCGCATGGGCATTGCGGGAACGCTCGTCCACAGCAGCGAAATCGTGCTTCTCGACGAACCGACAGCAGGTCTCGACCCCTCACAGCGTCAGATCTTCCGCGATCTCGTGACGCATCTGCTGGCCGACATCCAGGTCGTGGTGTCGACGCATCAGACCGAGGACCTCGACACCATGTATGACCACGTCGTCATCCTCGACCAGGGCAGGGTGCGTTTCGAAGGCGACACGGACGCCTTCCTGTCCTTGGCCGCTCCCGGCATCCCCGAAGGCAGGCGTGCCGAGGGCGCATACACCCAACTGATCGCCCAGGAGGTGTGA